The Marinilongibacter aquaticus genome has a window encoding:
- a CDS encoding CRTAC1 family protein: MKENKVARVAASVVFIGLLVATFTLSRGGGNGFDSAGKDEAQKKYGFYLSPVNNTVGISFRHVSPEVDPKLDNIKLQIASMGASVSVCDFDNDGWNDLYLTNSIVGGTNALYRNLHDGNFQDVAVEMGLAEVNTKATGVSMGAVWADYDNDGFQDLFLYKWGKPELFRNKQGQGFERVTEGSNLPEWVNANSAIWFDVNNDGLLDIFLGGFYQEDIHLDSLGSTDIMPESFRYANNGGRNYLMKNTGNGVFEDVSEQYGLTSTKWTLAAAAADFDGDHFPELYVANDFNVDELYMNIGGNSFNERGNEAGVGRIPKSGMNATLGDIGNEGVLGVYSTNITEQGILIQGNNYWRPKMSGKDNLSFVNLGQMSGIENAGWSYGAQFGDLNNDGYMDLYVANGFISAKENTSYWYEYSKVTGGNSTIIGDAKNWPDMEDRSQSGFEQDKIWLNNSDGAFEDVSGIVCPPATYDGRSVAMVDLWNRGVLDVVVANQNNIPTVYKNEPANKNHWIDFDLKGTVSNADAIGAKVEVRWENKKQAQVVTGGVGFSSQNQHRLHFGLGESTGVEEVKIYWPSGKVETIASPEIDKLHIVKENI; this comes from the coding sequence ATGAAGGAGAATAAAGTGGCTCGTGTAGCTGCGTCTGTTGTGTTTATTGGTTTATTGGTGGCCACCTTCACCCTGTCTCGTGGGGGAGGAAACGGCTTTGATTCAGCGGGAAAAGATGAGGCCCAGAAAAAGTACGGGTTTTATTTAAGCCCCGTCAACAATACGGTGGGCATTTCGTTTCGGCATGTCAGTCCGGAAGTAGACCCGAAATTGGATAACATTAAATTGCAGATCGCCTCGATGGGGGCTTCCGTTTCAGTTTGCGATTTCGACAACGACGGTTGGAATGATCTGTACCTTACAAACAGCATTGTGGGCGGCACAAATGCCCTTTATCGTAATTTGCACGATGGCAATTTTCAAGATGTTGCCGTTGAGATGGGCTTGGCCGAGGTGAATACAAAAGCCACGGGCGTATCGATGGGAGCGGTTTGGGCCGATTACGATAATGATGGTTTTCAGGATTTGTTTTTGTACAAATGGGGAAAGCCCGAGCTTTTCAGAAACAAACAGGGGCAAGGTTTTGAGCGTGTGACAGAAGGCAGCAATCTGCCCGAATGGGTGAACGCAAACAGTGCCATTTGGTTTGATGTAAACAACGACGGCCTTTTGGATATTTTCTTGGGAGGTTTTTATCAAGAAGACATTCATTTGGATAGTTTGGGCAGCACCGACATTATGCCCGAAAGCTTTCGTTATGCCAACAATGGCGGCCGAAATTACTTGATGAAGAATACGGGCAATGGTGTATTTGAAGACGTGAGCGAGCAATATGGCTTGACCTCAACCAAGTGGACACTCGCCGCCGCGGCTGCCGATTTTGATGGCGATCATTTCCCTGAATTGTACGTGGCCAATGATTTCAATGTGGATGAACTGTATATGAATATCGGGGGCAATTCATTCAACGAAAGAGGGAATGAAGCGGGTGTGGGCCGTATCCCCAAAAGTGGGATGAACGCGACTTTGGGCGATATTGGCAATGAAGGTGTACTCGGCGTATACAGTACAAATATTACCGAACAGGGGATTTTGATCCAAGGAAACAATTATTGGCGACCCAAAATGAGTGGAAAAGACAACCTCTCTTTCGTGAATTTGGGGCAGATGTCGGGTATTGAAAATGCGGGTTGGAGCTATGGAGCACAATTTGGCGATTTGAACAACGACGGGTACATGGATCTCTACGTAGCCAACGGCTTTATCTCTGCAAAAGAAAATACCTCGTATTGGTACGAATATTCCAAAGTGACGGGCGGAAACAGCACGATAATTGGTGACGCCAAAAACTGGCCAGATATGGAAGACCGCAGCCAATCGGGTTTTGAGCAGGACAAAATTTGGTTGAACAACAGCGACGGAGCCTTTGAAGATGTTTCGGGTATTGTATGCCCGCCCGCTACATACGACGGCCGTTCTGTGGCCATGGTCGATTTGTGGAACAGAGGGGTTCTGGATGTGGTAGTGGCAAACCAAAACAACATTCCAACAGTATATAAAAACGAACCGGCCAATAAAAACCATTGGATCGATTTTGATTTGAAAGGCACGGTATCCAATGCCGATGCAATTGGAGCTAAAGTAGAGGTGCGTTGGGAAAACAAAAAACAAGCCCAAGTGGTGACGGGCGGCGTAGGTTTTTCATCGCAAAATCAACACCGTTTGCATTTTGGATTGGGAGAAAGTACCGGAGTAGAAGAGGTGAAAATTTATTGGCCATCGGGAAAGGTCGAAACAATTGCATCACCCGAAATTGATAAACTTCATATTGTAAAAGAAAATATTTGA
- a CDS encoding CRTAC1 family protein: MLRKLNAQIRALLLFLFFVVLGMSACKQDGDEEPADEGNPAGLMAFSYLNEGKYDEAEIAFQKAIKANPENTLNYLYLSLLYLAQDNFDDAESQIEAGLNVDSENVNLKLILSEIYAKKGDLTAAKTQLGKVLEAEPKNAVAYYMLYNLAEKGENEAEAKTNLLKILEISPSNVLARLQLSEMMAKGAQADSALNYIQSVRKIAPDFSTAIETAYTQATKLLSSNKAEEALYSIQRFHKLIEATSAYAESYAELQPLALPNISFQFYDSKFNRTDSEKDVTLADMSFVDDTEGAGLVLPSMKNVEYSAMAMADDDGTGTSYIYLGFKGNPSSHFLFKRSFGGFADASSSMGFEHGEERDAAFADYDNDGYQDLLILTDKGMLVYHNQGDGTFTEIKNDIGLGNINDGRKIRIADLDQDGDLDLYIACNGTNKLFRNNNNGSFTEQAKAMGLSGPANGTKDICFGDWDSDGDLDIALLTSDGTLQFVDNKRHAQFEGFTQEVSTAIESANALAVGDYNNDGMIDLLVLGNEKLTLLKNAGNKGFVKDAVSANMSKSLKGIEGKAAVFIDFDNDGHEDIFVAGLNSDSGSKGIRLFHNEQNKGFSDVSNLLPEKAIQGHNIEIADFNLDGDDDLFLSGPNGVNFVRNDGGSLNRYMQVQLRGLTFGNSKNNRFGIGARVELKAGDLYQMKTITRALTNFGVGMRDSLEAVRIIWPNGAPEYVSDPSRRQRFIEEEKLKGSCPFLFTWNGEAFEFQKDMMWRSALGMPLAVANGDTTYAFSDPSKEYLLISGDKLKAKDGKYTIKITEELWEAVYFDKTSLIAVDHPDSVDVFVDERFVAPPFPGRKLYNVADKQRPIAAQDEKGNDVLDKLKKYDFQYVSNFGLGKYQGIAQDHDLILDLGDAAKGENLYLFLRGWIFPADASINVSVDQAQQNLPYPPSLQVKNKKGEWQTVIPNIGFPMGKDKMVIADLSGKFLTEDNRMVRIKTNMQIYWDEAFFSTRLSHSPYKMYDLKMTDAQLDFRGYSYTYRKGGPFGPHWFDFYNTSQGQQWRDLIGYYTRFGDVLPLLQHGDDEYVIANSGDVITIDFDAKNMPRLPKGWKRDFLIYSEGWVKDGDLNTAQGQTVEPLPFHAMPSYPYSGKAEYPSDERLKKYREQYNTRFVDTEEFKNMLKPNNMR; the protein is encoded by the coding sequence ATGTTGAGAAAACTGAACGCCCAAATTCGTGCACTGCTTCTGTTTTTATTCTTTGTCGTGCTGGGCATGTCGGCCTGTAAGCAAGATGGAGATGAGGAGCCTGCAGACGAAGGGAACCCGGCTGGTTTAATGGCCTTTTCCTATCTGAACGAAGGGAAATACGATGAGGCCGAAATCGCTTTCCAAAAGGCGATAAAGGCCAATCCAGAAAATACCTTAAACTATCTATACCTTTCGTTGCTGTATTTGGCTCAGGATAATTTTGACGATGCCGAAAGCCAGATCGAAGCGGGACTGAATGTCGATTCGGAAAATGTGAATCTCAAATTGATTCTGTCTGAGATTTATGCCAAAAAGGGCGATTTGACTGCCGCAAAAACGCAATTGGGAAAGGTTTTGGAAGCGGAACCTAAAAATGCAGTGGCCTATTATATGCTCTATAATTTGGCAGAAAAAGGAGAGAATGAGGCAGAGGCCAAAACGAATTTGTTGAAAATATTGGAAATCAGTCCCTCCAATGTATTGGCTCGTTTGCAGTTGAGCGAAATGATGGCCAAAGGTGCCCAAGCCGATTCCGCATTGAATTATATACAAAGCGTTCGGAAAATAGCTCCGGACTTTTCCACGGCAATTGAAACGGCCTACACGCAGGCCACCAAATTGTTGAGCAGCAATAAAGCCGAAGAAGCCCTGTACTCCATTCAGCGTTTTCATAAATTGATTGAAGCGACCAGTGCCTATGCCGAAAGCTATGCCGAGTTGCAGCCCTTGGCTTTGCCCAATATCAGCTTCCAATTTTACGACAGCAAATTCAACCGCACCGACAGCGAGAAGGATGTGACATTGGCCGACATGAGCTTTGTAGACGATACCGAAGGGGCTGGCCTGGTTTTGCCCAGCATGAAGAATGTGGAATATTCTGCCATGGCCATGGCCGACGACGACGGTACAGGAACCTCGTATATTTATTTGGGTTTCAAGGGAAATCCCAGTTCACATTTTTTGTTTAAAAGAAGTTTTGGCGGCTTTGCCGATGCCAGTTCCAGTATGGGATTCGAGCATGGAGAAGAAAGGGACGCGGCTTTTGCCGATTACGATAACGACGGCTATCAAGATTTGCTGATTTTAACGGATAAGGGCATGTTGGTGTACCACAATCAAGGTGACGGCACTTTTACCGAAATTAAGAATGATATCGGCCTTGGAAATATAAATGATGGACGGAAAATCCGTATTGCCGACTTGGATCAGGACGGTGACCTCGATTTGTACATTGCTTGCAACGGAACGAATAAACTCTTTAGAAACAACAACAACGGAAGTTTTACCGAGCAGGCCAAAGCCATGGGGCTTTCTGGACCAGCCAATGGTACGAAAGACATTTGTTTTGGTGATTGGGATTCGGATGGCGATTTGGATATCGCTCTTTTGACTTCGGATGGAACCTTGCAATTTGTTGACAACAAGCGACATGCTCAGTTTGAAGGTTTCACGCAAGAAGTGTCAACGGCAATCGAGTCTGCCAATGCTTTGGCGGTAGGCGATTACAACAACGACGGCATGATCGATCTGCTGGTGTTGGGCAATGAAAAACTCACGCTTCTAAAAAATGCAGGAAATAAGGGTTTTGTAAAGGATGCAGTGTCGGCCAATATGAGTAAATCGTTGAAAGGCATAGAAGGTAAAGCTGCAGTTTTCATTGATTTTGACAACGATGGGCACGAAGATATTTTCGTAGCCGGATTAAATTCCGATTCTGGATCGAAAGGGATACGCTTGTTTCACAATGAGCAGAACAAAGGCTTTAGTGATGTAAGCAATTTATTGCCAGAGAAGGCCATTCAAGGGCATAACATCGAAATCGCCGATTTCAATTTGGATGGCGACGACGACTTGTTTTTGTCGGGTCCCAATGGTGTGAATTTTGTAAGAAACGATGGCGGAAGTTTGAACCGTTACATGCAGGTGCAGTTGCGTGGACTTACTTTCGGCAACAGCAAAAACAACCGCTTTGGAATTGGAGCTCGCGTCGAATTGAAGGCGGGGGATTTGTATCAGATGAAAACCATTACGCGAGCGTTAACCAACTTTGGTGTCGGTATGCGTGATTCTTTGGAGGCCGTGCGTATCATTTGGCCCAATGGAGCTCCCGAATATGTGAGCGACCCTTCGCGTAGGCAACGCTTTATAGAAGAAGAAAAGTTGAAAGGTTCTTGCCCGTTTTTGTTTACTTGGAACGGCGAAGCCTTTGAATTTCAAAAAGACATGATGTGGCGAAGTGCTTTGGGAATGCCTTTGGCGGTTGCCAATGGAGACACCACATATGCTTTTTCCGACCCTTCGAAAGAGTACTTACTGATTTCTGGAGATAAGCTGAAAGCCAAAGACGGTAAATACACGATTAAGATAACCGAAGAGCTTTGGGAAGCCGTATATTTTGACAAAACCAGCTTGATTGCTGTGGATCATCCCGATTCGGTGGATGTGTTTGTAGATGAGCGGTTTGTAGCACCTCCTTTTCCGGGAAGAAAATTGTACAATGTGGCAGATAAACAAAGGCCCATTGCTGCTCAAGACGAAAAAGGAAACGATGTGTTGGATAAATTGAAGAAATATGATTTCCAATACGTGTCGAATTTTGGCTTGGGAAAATACCAGGGCATTGCCCAAGACCATGATTTGATTCTCGATCTTGGCGATGCGGCCAAAGGCGAGAACCTGTATCTTTTCTTACGCGGTTGGATTTTCCCCGCAGATGCCAGTATCAATGTATCGGTTGATCAAGCTCAACAAAATTTACCTTATCCGCCAAGTTTACAGGTGAAGAACAAAAAGGGTGAATGGCAAACGGTGATTCCCAATATTGGCTTTCCGATGGGAAAAGATAAAATGGTGATAGCTGATTTGAGCGGGAAGTTTTTGACGGAAGACAATCGAATGGTACGCATTAAAACCAATATGCAGATTTATTGGGACGAAGCATTCTTCAGTACGCGTTTGAGCCATTCGCCGTATAAAATGTACGACTTGAAAATGACAGATGCCCAGCTCGATTTTCGCGGATATTCGTATACATATAGGAAGGGCGGGCCTTTTGGGCCGCATTGGTTTGATTTTTACAATACCAGCCAAGGGCAGCAGTGGAGAGATCTGATTGGATATTATACGCGTTTTGGCGATGTATTGCCGCTTTTGCAACACGGCGACGATGAATATGTGATTGCCAATTCTGGCGATGTGATTACCATAGATTTCGACGCTAAAAATATGCCGCGTTTGCCGAAAGGCTGGAAAAGGGATTTCTTGATTTACAGCGAAGGTTGGGTGAAAGACGGCGATTTGAATACGGCACAGGGGCAAACGGTGGAACCTCTGCCTTTTCATGCGATGCCTTCCTATCCTTATTCAGGAAAAGCGGAATACCCTTCGGATGAGCGATTGAAGAAATACAGAGAGCAGTACAATACGCGATTTGTGGATACCGAAGAGTTTAAAAATATGTTGAAACCGAACAACATGAGATGA
- a CDS encoding VCBS repeat-containing protein, which produces MKLRNTLAFLAVLVNFSCQKEKTLFTRLSPEETGVDFVNEIIENDSINILTFEYTYNGSGVALADFNNDGLKDIFFSANMSGNRLYLNRGELKFEDVSEKSGLFDKSQWYTGAVAVDINADGWMDIYVPSSSTNNSLPEVRKNRLFVNQKGELPTFKEMAEEYGVADDGFSEGAAFFDYDNDGDLDLYVLTNRIDQNPNLFRKKVKDGSYLNTDRLYRCDWQEGMEHPVYQNVSGEAGVLIEGFGLGVNILDINKDGWKDIFVTNDYASNDLMYINQHDGTFVDKANQYFKHMGYSAMGNDVADINNDGNPDIYVLDMMPEDNFRKKMFIAGTNPDWFKRSDQWNYVYQYMRNTLQLNSGEDGSFQEIGLLSGVAETDWSWTPTLADFDNDGFLDLLVTNGFPKDITERDFMQYRAEAQQLVSKKKLLTQIPEVKISNYAYRNKGDLTFENVTEAWGMEIPSFSSGAAFADLDNDGDLDYVVCNTSDPAFIYKNTQNDNDELSANYLDFSFIGQGKNPNGIGAVVVGTIQADKDYYFEMNPYRGYKSSVQFQGHIGLGKQDAVPELTVIWPNGLSQTLKNVKANQKIEFKQAEAQTPFDWASLHEIKSNPLFEVVDDLQFVHHEHIFHDINIQSSLPFSLADMGPGAAVADVNGDGLDDVFVGGAKFKKGVFFLQNAKGQFTQANLLPPVDTLQKRSEDLGVLFFDADGDGDQDLYIVSGGNEDHPNSPSFQDRLYSNDGSGHFNSEEQALPVLLNSGACVRAADFDQDGDLDLFVSGRNTPTQYPKVTSSTLLRNDSKNGQIKFSDVSQELAPCLTDIGLITDALWTDFDNDNDLDLILAGDFMPIQAIKNEGGRFALLEKSGLEDYQGIWNSITSGDYDQDGDIDYIVGNVGENGLFKGSKDYPAMLLSGDFDGNKNYDVLPFVYFPDENGEKVFVPYNGKDDISRQLSVLRTRFNTYKAFSEVRANDLLTEEEQELAEKHYLNYNATALIENLGGGKFTVKRLPMQVQFAPVSGMLTGDFDQDGLLDVLFAGNKYNNEMFVGKMDALNGLLLLGNGDGTFTVRKHSGFNVPGNARSLVSLSHADGTPLYLALQNNGPAKMFRSTVPAGNRMKLSEKAKRYTYSFNGHKILMEANFGSSYLSQSSRTVWVPNGVTDFSVKE; this is translated from the coding sequence ATGAAGCTCAGAAACACACTGGCCTTTCTGGCTGTTCTGGTGAATTTTTCATGCCAGAAGGAAAAAACACTTTTTACAAGACTTTCACCCGAAGAAACTGGGGTAGACTTTGTCAACGAAATTATTGAAAACGATTCGATTAACATTCTGACATTCGAGTATACGTATAATGGTTCGGGTGTGGCTTTGGCCGATTTCAACAACGACGGACTGAAGGATATTTTTTTCAGTGCGAACATGTCGGGAAACCGCCTCTATCTTAACAGAGGTGAACTGAAATTCGAGGATGTGTCCGAGAAATCGGGGTTGTTCGATAAAAGCCAATGGTATACCGGAGCGGTGGCTGTGGACATCAATGCCGACGGTTGGATGGATATTTATGTGCCTTCGAGCAGTACAAACAATAGCCTGCCCGAAGTACGTAAGAATCGACTTTTTGTGAATCAGAAAGGAGAATTGCCCACTTTTAAAGAAATGGCTGAGGAGTACGGTGTGGCCGATGACGGCTTTAGTGAAGGGGCTGCTTTTTTCGACTACGACAACGATGGAGATCTTGATTTGTATGTATTGACCAATCGTATAGACCAGAACCCAAACTTGTTTCGAAAGAAAGTAAAAGATGGTTCGTACCTCAATACAGACAGGCTGTATCGTTGCGATTGGCAAGAAGGTATGGAGCACCCTGTCTATCAGAATGTCAGTGGTGAAGCGGGTGTTTTGATTGAAGGTTTTGGCCTTGGAGTAAATATTTTGGATATAAATAAAGACGGTTGGAAAGACATTTTCGTCACGAACGACTACGCCTCGAATGACTTGATGTACATCAATCAACATGATGGAACTTTTGTCGATAAAGCCAACCAGTATTTTAAACACATGGGATATTCGGCCATGGGGAATGATGTGGCCGACATCAACAACGACGGAAATCCTGACATTTATGTGTTGGATATGATGCCCGAAGATAATTTCCGCAAGAAAATGTTTATCGCCGGCACAAATCCAGATTGGTTCAAAAGGTCGGATCAATGGAATTATGTGTACCAATACATGCGGAATACTTTGCAGCTGAACTCAGGCGAAGATGGCAGTTTTCAGGAGATTGGCCTACTTTCTGGCGTGGCTGAAACAGATTGGAGTTGGACCCCCACTTTAGCCGACTTTGACAACGATGGTTTTTTGGACCTCTTGGTCACAAACGGTTTTCCCAAAGACATTACCGAAAGGGATTTCATGCAATACCGTGCAGAAGCCCAGCAATTGGTCAGCAAGAAGAAATTGCTTACCCAGATTCCTGAAGTGAAAATCAGTAATTATGCCTATCGCAACAAAGGCGACCTGACTTTCGAAAACGTGACGGAGGCTTGGGGTATGGAGATTCCGAGCTTTTCGAGTGGTGCAGCGTTTGCAGATTTAGACAATGATGGCGATCTGGATTATGTAGTTTGCAATACCAGCGACCCGGCGTTTATTTATAAAAACACACAAAACGATAACGACGAACTTTCGGCGAATTATCTCGATTTCTCTTTTATTGGCCAAGGCAAAAACCCGAATGGGATTGGGGCAGTGGTGGTAGGCACAATCCAAGCCGACAAAGATTATTATTTTGAGATGAATCCGTACCGCGGCTACAAGTCTTCGGTGCAATTTCAAGGACATATTGGTTTGGGGAAACAGGATGCCGTGCCCGAATTAACTGTGATTTGGCCCAACGGTTTGTCGCAGACTTTAAAAAATGTAAAGGCCAATCAGAAAATTGAGTTTAAACAAGCTGAAGCCCAAACGCCTTTTGATTGGGCCAGTTTGCACGAAATAAAAAGCAATCCTTTGTTCGAGGTGGTCGATGACCTGCAATTTGTACACCACGAGCATATTTTTCACGATATAAACATCCAAAGTTCTTTGCCTTTTAGCTTGGCCGATATGGGACCCGGTGCTGCCGTGGCCGATGTAAACGGCGACGGACTCGATGATGTTTTCGTTGGGGGAGCAAAATTTAAAAAGGGTGTATTTTTCTTGCAAAATGCTAAAGGCCAATTTACACAAGCGAATTTACTGCCGCCCGTAGATACGCTTCAAAAGCGTTCAGAAGATTTAGGTGTGCTGTTTTTTGATGCTGATGGTGATGGCGATCAAGATTTGTACATCGTAAGCGGAGGAAATGAGGATCACCCCAATAGTCCGTCTTTTCAAGATCGTTTGTACAGCAATGACGGCTCGGGGCATTTCAATAGCGAAGAGCAAGCTTTGCCCGTGTTGCTGAATAGCGGTGCATGTGTGCGAGCCGCAGATTTTGATCAAGATGGTGATTTGGATTTGTTCGTTTCCGGAAGAAATACGCCTACTCAGTATCCCAAAGTGACTTCCAGTACTTTGCTGAGGAACGATTCGAAAAATGGGCAGATTAAATTTTCTGATGTGAGCCAAGAATTGGCCCCTTGCCTGACCGATATTGGCTTGATTACAGATGCTTTGTGGACCGATTTCGACAACGACAACGATTTGGACCTCATTTTGGCGGGCGATTTCATGCCAATTCAGGCGATAAAAAATGAAGGCGGGCGTTTCGCACTTTTGGAGAAATCTGGACTTGAGGATTATCAAGGTATTTGGAACAGCATAACATCTGGTGATTACGATCAAGACGGGGATATTGATTATATCGTGGGCAATGTGGGTGAAAATGGTCTGTTCAAAGGCTCGAAAGATTACCCGGCAATGTTACTTTCTGGTGATTTCGACGGCAATAAAAATTACGATGTGTTGCCCTTCGTATATTTTCCGGATGAAAACGGAGAAAAGGTTTTTGTGCCTTACAATGGAAAGGACGACATCAGCAGGCAGTTGAGTGTGTTGCGTACGCGTTTCAACACGTATAAGGCTTTTTCGGAAGTACGGGCTAACGATTTACTTACAGAGGAAGAGCAGGAATTGGCAGAAAAACACTATCTGAATTACAATGCCACGGCCCTTATTGAAAACTTGGGCGGAGGTAAATTTACAGTGAAAAGGCTGCCCATGCAGGTGCAGTTTGCACCTGTTAGTGGAATGCTCACTGGCGATTTCGACCAAGATGGCCTTTTGGATGTGTTGTTTGCGGGCAATAAGTACAACAACGAGATGTTTGTGGGGAAAATGGATGCCTTGAATGGACTTCTGCTTTTGGGAAATGGCGACGGCACATTTACGGTACGTAAACATTCGGGTTTTAATGTTCCGGGCAATGCCCGTAGTTTGGTCAGTCTTTCGCATGCCGACGGCACGCCATTATATCTCGCTTTGCAAAACAATGGACCGGCAAAAATGTTCAGGTCTACTGTGCCTGCGGGAAACAGAATGAAACTTTCGGAAAAGGCCAAACGATATACGTATAGTTTCAATGGGCATAAAATATTGATGGAAGCCAATTTCGGCTCGTCCTATCTTTCGCAATCGAGCCGCACGGTTTGGGTGCCCAACGGGGTAACGGATTTTTCGGTAAAGGAGTAG
- a CDS encoding RagB/SusD family nutrient uptake outer membrane protein, giving the protein MKIKNIKRGALTIMAVTALTFSCKDSFLDVEPTGSLSETQLLSPAGLEGSLIGAYSMLNGKGFDRQSGPNNWMGQMLGGVSNKGTDPGDGAVYNAIQRFEGNSATSNFENLWKAKFEGIARANSTIKLAIASDQITDATRTRIIAEARTLRGHYYFGLKMWFDSVPYIDETVADEDIPSIPNTPDVWGNIEADFKFGMDNLDETQSDVGRVNKWAAASYLAKTYLYQQKYTEAKALLDNIMSSGQTSNGLKYQLLDEFPQIFNAENDNHAEAVWAVQSSNQTGSTNNANWFDDLNYPYNTGADGPGNCCGFNQPSFTMANMYRTSSGLPLLDESFNSAANEVKNDYGVESADAFTEDAGPLDPRIDFTIGRRGIPYLDWIEHPGKKWIRNQPYAGPYSPKKFVYYKTQENSFTDGSSWTRGYATMNVPIIRYADVVLWAAECEIALGNLDKGREYINMVRARVANPDTWVMEYDGSGPAANYQIELYDSFSGDAEAWKALKMERVLELAQEGHRFWDLVRWGDIDHFMNDIYFPHEGKILVTMFGGAKFTANKNEILPIPRTQIDIQPALKQNPNYN; this is encoded by the coding sequence ATGAAAATAAAAAATATAAAGAGAGGGGCTTTGACAATTATGGCTGTCACTGCACTTACTTTCTCTTGTAAAGACTCCTTCTTGGATGTAGAACCTACCGGTTCTTTGAGCGAGACGCAGCTTCTGAGCCCTGCGGGCTTAGAAGGTAGCCTTATCGGTGCATATTCCATGTTGAACGGAAAGGGCTTTGACAGACAGTCGGGCCCCAACAACTGGATGGGACAAATGCTCGGTGGGGTTTCCAATAAAGGCACCGACCCCGGTGATGGTGCAGTGTACAACGCAATCCAAAGGTTTGAAGGAAACTCGGCAACCAGTAACTTCGAAAACTTGTGGAAAGCCAAGTTCGAAGGTATCGCAAGAGCGAATTCTACCATTAAATTGGCCATTGCTTCGGATCAAATTACAGATGCAACCAGAACAAGGATTATTGCGGAAGCAAGAACTTTGAGAGGGCATTATTACTTTGGCTTGAAAATGTGGTTCGACTCTGTGCCTTACATCGATGAAACTGTGGCGGATGAAGATATTCCGAGCATTCCGAATACACCGGATGTTTGGGGCAACATCGAAGCGGATTTCAAATTCGGAATGGACAATTTGGATGAAACACAAAGTGATGTGGGGCGTGTGAACAAGTGGGCTGCGGCTTCTTATCTTGCCAAAACCTATCTTTATCAACAAAAATATACTGAAGCGAAAGCTTTGCTCGACAACATTATGTCTAGCGGACAAACGAGCAACGGGTTGAAGTATCAATTGTTGGATGAGTTCCCTCAAATCTTCAATGCAGAGAACGACAACCATGCAGAAGCAGTATGGGCGGTACAATCTTCGAATCAAACGGGAAGTACCAACAACGCCAACTGGTTCGACGATTTGAATTATCCATATAACACAGGTGCAGATGGTCCTGGTAACTGTTGCGGTTTCAACCAGCCGTCGTTTACAATGGCCAATATGTACCGTACGAGCAGTGGCTTGCCTTTGTTGGATGAGTCTTTCAACAGTGCAGCCAACGAAGTGAAAAACGATTACGGTGTAGAATCTGCTGATGCCTTTACAGAAGATGCAGGTCCTTTGGATCCGCGTATCGATTTCACAATCGGTCGTCGTGGTATTCCTTATTTGGATTGGATCGAGCACCCTGGTAAAAAGTGGATTCGTAACCAGCCTTACGCTGGTCCATATTCTCCCAAGAAGTTTGTGTATTATAAAACACAAGAAAACAGCTTCACGGATGGTAGCTCTTGGACACGTGGTTATGCGACAATGAACGTGCCGATTATTCGCTATGCAGATGTAGTGTTGTGGGCTGCTGAATGTGAAATTGCACTTGGCAATTTGGATAAAGGCAGAGAATACATCAACATGGTAAGAGCTCGTGTGGCTAATCCAGATACATGGGTGATGGAATACGATGGTTCTGGTCCGGCAGCAAATTACCAGATCGAATTGTACGATAGCTTCAGTGGCGATGCAGAAGCATGGAAAGCCTTGAAAATGGAGCGTGTATTGGAGCTGGCTCAAGAAGGGCACCGCTTCTGGGATTTGGTACGCTGGGGCGACATCGATCATTTCATGAACGATATCTATTTCCCGCATGAAGGTAAAATATTGGTGACTATGTTTGGTGGAGCGAAGTTCACCGCAAACAAGAACGAAATTTTGCCAATACCGCGTACTCAAATAGATATTCAGCCTGCACTTAAGCAGAATCCGAATTATAATTAA